Proteins from a single region of Herpetosiphonaceae bacterium:
- a CDS encoding carboxypeptidase M32: MEAKLHALKTRLIEINDLQASAALLYWDQSTYMPPGGAAARGRQIATLSQLAHEKFTDDTIGKLLDDLRPYEQSQPYDSDEASLIRVARRDHERAVRMPASFVAEFSSHSSLTYNAWTKARPENDFAAVRPYLEKTLELSRQM, encoded by the coding sequence GTGGAAGCCAAACTGCACGCATTGAAAACGCGCCTGATCGAAATCAACGATCTTCAGGCCTCAGCCGCGCTGCTCTACTGGGATCAGTCGACCTACATGCCTCCGGGCGGTGCTGCCGCGCGTGGCCGTCAGATCGCGACGCTGAGCCAGCTTGCCCATGAGAAATTTACCGACGATACGATCGGCAAGCTGCTCGACGATCTGCGCCCCTACGAGCAAAGCCAGCCCTACGACTCCGACGAGGCCAGTCTGATCCGTGTGGCGCGGCGCGACCACGAGCGTGCGGTGCGCATGCCCGCGTCGTTCGTCGCCGAGTTTTCCAGCCACTCCTCGCTGACGTACAACGCCTGGACCAAGGCCCGACCGGAGAACGATTTTGCGGCGGTGCGGCCCTACCTCGAAAAGACGCTTGAGCTGAGCCGACAGATG